GATGCAAGGCTATTTCAAAAATCAAGAAGCCACTAACAAAGCAATTGACATTGATGGCTGGCTTCATACCGGTGACTTGGTAAGTATGGATTATGAAGGTTTTATTACAATAGAAGGTCGTATTAAAGATATTATAATTAGAGGTGGTGAGAATATCTCCGCAGTGGAAATTGAGAATACCTTAAAACGTCATCCTGGAATCCTAGAGGCTGCTATTATAGGTGTTCCCGATAAACTACTGGGTGAAGAAATTTGCGCTGTTCTAATCAAAAATACTACATACGCAACTCCTTTGAACAAAGAGACAATTCTTACCTATGCTAAGGGAGAGCTTGCCAAATTTAAGCTTCCCAAGTATATATTTTTTACAGACTCCCTTCCAATAACCTCGAGTGGTAAAATACGTAAAAATATTCTTAGGGAGCAATTTAATAAGGAATTTGAAAAACTGATAGCTGTAAAACAATAGCCAGCTTATGGCATTGTTATTATTTTAATTCTCATAAAAGCTCCATGTCTTTCCTTAATGCCTTTTAAACATGTGCGCTAAACCAGTTTAAAAGACAATGTATTGCAAAAGACATGGAGCGTATTTTTAGTAACTCAAATTTATATATTTAGTGCCCATTACATATAACAGTGTTTGTGACTACAACAACAGACTGATAATATAATCATTTTTCTTGAAGGACAAATTATTAATATTGTCAACCTTTACAACTCGTACATTCAGCCACAATTCTTCAGCAGCAACTACTAGATGCGCCAAGCAGATTCCGATATCAATAAGCTTTAATTCGCTTAATATACCTTGCAAAAATATATTTCTTTTACAAAATACGTGAATTCGGTTATCATATACCACTAACCTCCATGGTTGACTATTCATACTAGAAGGTGCTAAACGTGCCGCCGATACCATGGTTTTTACATTCTTACCAATCTCGCTCTTAATAATTGCAATATCAGTTAAAGGAAGCCGCTTTATTCTATCACTTTGCCGATATATTTCATGCTCACCTTCACCAAAAGCCAGTGTTATAACATGTTCCTTTTCCTTCAAAGACTCATCAAAAACTGACTTCTTTGCTTTCAGCCTTCCTAAATAACAAGAACCTAACCCTTTTGCAGTTAAATACAATGCTATCTGCTGTATCACAAAGCCAGCGTTCATTTG
The nucleotide sequence above comes from Anaerocolumna cellulosilytica. Encoded proteins:
- a CDS encoding nitroreductase family protein, yielding MNLYEAIFVRKTIRKFHMDSLDKVLLNNIITFAESIPMLFEGINVEYKLLEHKDIKHYFNGNITVKSPYYLSLYSDKTSGYQMNAGFVIQQIALYLTAKGLGSCYLGRLKAKKSVFDESLKEKEHVITLAFGEGEHEIYRQSDRIKRLPLTDIAIIKSEIGKNVKTMVSAARLAPSSMNSQPWRLVVYDNRIHVFCKRNIFLQGILSELKLIDIGICLAHLVVAAEELWLNVRVVKVDNINNLSFKKNDYIISLLL